From a region of the Malania oleifera isolate guangnan ecotype guangnan chromosome 12, ASM2987363v1, whole genome shotgun sequence genome:
- the LOC131144875 gene encoding DNA-directed RNA polymerases II, IV and V subunit 11 isoform X3, with amino-acid sequence MNAPDRYERFVVPEGTKKVSYDRDTKIINAASFTIEREDHTIGNILRMQLHRDDNVLFAGYKLPHPLQYKILVRVCTCPPVYHLLYKISLCEYSHN; translated from the exons ATGAACGCGCCTGATCGTTACGAGCGATTTGTAGTCCCTGAAGGCACCAAGaa GGTTTCATATGATCGTGACACGAAGATCATTAACGCTGCTTCCTTCACAATCGAGCGAGAAGACCACACAATCGGCAACATTCTCCGCAT GCAGCTTCACAGGGACGATAATGTCCTTTTCGCAGGCTACAAGCTTCCCCATCCTCTTCAATACAAAATCTTAGTCAGGGTTTGTACTTGCCCGCCAGTTTATCATCTGCTATACAAAATCAGTCTCTGCGAGT